Proteins found in one Perca fluviatilis chromosome 9, GENO_Pfluv_1.0, whole genome shotgun sequence genomic segment:
- the vamp4 gene encoding vesicle-associated membrane protein 4 isoform X2 has translation MPPKFKRHLNDDEVTGSIRSERRNLLEDDSDEEEDFFLRGPTGPRFGPQNDKFKQVQSQVDEVIDVMQENISKVIERGERLDDLQDKSESLSDNASAFSSRAKQLHRRMWWRDMKMKMIIALVVVALLLIIIIPVILRYR, from the exons ATGCCCCCCAAGTTTAAACGACACCTCAATGATGACGAGGTCACGGGATCCATTCGCAGCGAGAGG AGGAACCTACTGGAGGATGACTCTGATGAGGAGGAAGATTTCTTTTT GAGAGGACCCACGGGACCCAGATTTGGACCTCAGAatgacaaattcaagca GGTGCAGTCGCAGGTTGATGAGGTGATCGATGTGATGCAGGAGAACATCTCCAAGGTGATAGAGAGAGGCGAGCGGCTCGACGACCTGCAGGACAAGTCGG AGAGCCTATCGGACAACGCGTCTGCCTTCAGTAGCCGAGCCAAACAGCTGCACAGGAGGATGTGGTGGAGAGACATGAAG ATGAAGATGATCATTGCCTTGGTAGTCGTTGCTCTCCTGCTCATTATCATCA TTCCGGTGATCCTGCGATATCGCTAG
- the vamp4 gene encoding vesicle-associated membrane protein 4 isoform X1 — MREPDREEQPEDNMPPKFKRHLNDDEVTGSIRSERRNLLEDDSDEEEDFFLRGPTGPRFGPQNDKFKQVQSQVDEVIDVMQENISKVIERGERLDDLQDKSESLSDNASAFSSRAKQLHRRMWWRDMKMKMIIALVVVALLLIIIIPVILRYR, encoded by the exons ATG AGGGAGCCAGATCGGGAGGAGCAACCTGAGGACAACATGCCCCCCAAGTTTAAACGACACCTCAATGATGACGAGGTCACGGGATCCATTCGCAGCGAGAGG AGGAACCTACTGGAGGATGACTCTGATGAGGAGGAAGATTTCTTTTT GAGAGGACCCACGGGACCCAGATTTGGACCTCAGAatgacaaattcaagca GGTGCAGTCGCAGGTTGATGAGGTGATCGATGTGATGCAGGAGAACATCTCCAAGGTGATAGAGAGAGGCGAGCGGCTCGACGACCTGCAGGACAAGTCGG AGAGCCTATCGGACAACGCGTCTGCCTTCAGTAGCCGAGCCAAACAGCTGCACAGGAGGATGTGGTGGAGAGACATGAAG ATGAAGATGATCATTGCCTTGGTAGTCGTTGCTCTCCTGCTCATTATCATCA TTCCGGTGATCCTGCGATATCGCTAG
- the rangrf gene encoding ran guanine nucleotide release factor yields the protein MQGAGGCAGQSHPLFGGALSAFLPHSAKDTSELREIPDNQEVFAHEHTDQSLIVELVEYQDQVADQDAARYHFEDIAGSNKALEPGAFEVTGVAPLSKSELSLSDCSSAWMLTGTQRVSKFNEEARNTVTLHLGLFRLPQFSTDVLISFNDPQRISPESSSAASAETHREPWTVQDFQRLLQTLTLHNPGLFG from the coding sequence ATGCAGGGTGCCGGAGGCTGCGCCGGTCAGTCTCATCCTCTGTTCGGAGGAGCACTGTCAGCCTTCCTCCCTCACAGCGCCAAAGACACCAGCGAGCTGAGGGAGATCCCGGACAACCAGGAGGTGTTTGCCCACGAACACACCGACCAGAGCCTGATCGTGGAGCTGGTGGAGTACCAGGATCAGGTGGCGGACCAAGACGCTGCCAGGTATCACTTTGAAGACATCGCAGGCAGCAACAAAGCTTTGGAGCCAGGTGCTTTCGAAGTGACCGGTGTCGCGCCTCTGTCCAAATCCGAGCTGTCCCTGTCAGACTGCAGCTCTGCCTGGATGCTGACTGGCACACAGCGTGTATCCAAATTCAACGAGGAAGCGAGGAATACAGTGACCCTTCACCTGGGTCTGTTCCGTCTGCCACAGTTCTCCACAGATGTCCTGATATCCTTCAACGACCCGCAGAGGATCAGCCCCGAGAGCAGCAGTGCTGCCTCAgcggagacacacagagagccatGGACGGTGCAGGACTTCCAGCGCTTGTTGCAGACTCTGACCCTGCACAACCCAGGCCTGTTTGGGTAG